In Rosa chinensis cultivar Old Blush chromosome 1, RchiOBHm-V2, whole genome shotgun sequence, a genomic segment contains:
- the LOC112176749 gene encoding uncharacterized protein LOC112176749 codes for MLCCLLRIAQSVAGVSGLLAQRGGGVLRQAGELLFLVFEVSHATIIVAAIDLFVVRNRSARCEEKEKLESVNQGKFGYSKKEDLELPLFFICLLIFEEKERLKVVIEQIMSCSFLAIVFSSR; via the exons ATGTTATGCTGTTTGCTGAGGATTGCGCAATCGGTTGCGG gGGTTTCTGGGTTATTGGCTCAACGAGGTGGAGGTGTCTTGAGACAGGCAGGAGAGCTGCTGTTTCTGGTGTTTGAG GTTTCACATGCTACTATAATTGTTGCTGCAATTGATTTATTTGTTGTAAGAAATCGGTCTGCAAGGTGTGAAGAAAAGGAGAAGCTTGAATCTGTAAATCAAG GAAAATTTGGGTATAGCAAGAAGGAAGATCTGGAATtaccattgttttttatttgtctGCTTATTTTTGAAGAGAAG GAGAGGCTGAAAGTTGTTATTGAACAGATCATGAGCTGTAGCTTCTTG GCAATTGTTTTCAGCAGCAGATGA